TTTTGATCTTCCCACTGTTTTAACAGCGAATAGTATTTTACAGCTACTTCATAGACGGGAGTACGAATTACTTTAGCCTTGGCAAAATACACAAGGGCTTTTTCATATTCATGTTTATTAAAGTACTCCATAGCCTTCTGAAAGTTCTGAGCCATGAGCTCAGGCCTTCCGATAAACGACGTATCGGCAACTTTCTCCTTTGCAATCAGGGCCGGATTACTCAGGTCAGCACTGCGTGCCCGCTCCAATGCAAGTTTTTCGGCGGCAATGTAGCTTGTCCAGTCGGCATAATTCCTGTTATCGTCAAGCTCCTTAAACTTTTGCTCTGCTTCGTCTAACCTGCCCAGTTGTACCATGCAAGCGGCTCTGTACAGACGGGATTCAAACTGTGCCAGCAGATCGGGTGTATAGTTCTCAACCTTGGCAAAGGCTTCTTCGGCAAGATCGTACTTTCCCATCCGGTAGTAAATAGATGCAACCTCAACCTGCCATGCAGCCCGCACCGCGTCGTCTTCACTTTGAGCAATAGCCTGCTTGTAGGGGGCTACAGCCTTATCAAGGTCTCCTTCCTCCAAGGCAAGCTCTGCCTGAATGCGATACGCCTGACTCAGGATGTCGTACCTGTCCTTGTACCATGCAATATCAACGGTTCTGGACAACATCTGTTTACCAAGCGATATTTTCTTCTGTAGCAGATAGTCCTTCGATAACAAGAGGTGGGCGTCCGGACTGTAATCGCCATCAGCAAACGATTCAATGAGTTCGATGCATTTCTGCTGACTTGGGATCCAGTCCTGACGGAAGAAGTAGGTTTCCGCCATCGAGAATAAGGTACCTTCGATATACTCTGACTTCGGGTGGTTTGCCAGAATTTTCGATCCTTTTAACAGAACTGAGTCACCCTTGGTTGCCACCGGCTGATATTTTGCTCGTTCAATAGTAAATGCTAACAAAAACTGATATTGCGGTTGATATATCTTGTTCTCTCGTGCTATCAGTTTTGCACTGTCTAATCCGGGAACAAGCACACGCGGTTTTGTTCGCTTATTCTCATCCTGATACTCAAACTCATCCTTCATTTCACCCATGATTCTCTGGATGTTGTAGTAGGTGTTAAAGTACGTGATTCGGTTGTCGTACCACGAGCATGAG
This is a stretch of genomic DNA from Ignavibacteria bacterium. It encodes these proteins:
- a CDS encoding tetratricopeptide repeat protein; the encoded protein is MKLSRLIAPLTVLVLITSSCSWYDNRITYFNTYYNIQRIMGEMKDEFEYQDENKRTKPRVLVPGLDSAKLIARENKIYQPQYQFLLAFTIERAKYQPVATKGDSVLLKGSKILANHPKSEYIEGTLFSMAETYFFRQDWIPSQQKCIELIESFADGDYSPDAHLLLSKDYLLQKKISLGKQMLSRTVDIAWYKDRYDILSQAYRIQAELALEEGDLDKAVAPYKQAIAQSEDDAVRAAWQVEVASIYYRMGKYDLAEEAFAKVENYTPDLLAQFESRLYRAACMVQLGRLDEAEQKFKELDDNRNYADWTSYIAAEKLALERARSADLSNPALIAKEKVADTSFIGRPELMAQNFQKAMEYFNKHEYEKALVYFAKAKVIRTPVYEVAVKYYSLLKQWEDQNLKLFNFRSMVVDRPGLSDSVKIMTAREMFSMARVHEQLGNTDSALTYYAMAFDSTAAADPERARYLYSRVRLVQKDDPDLADSLMEIINEKWPNSPYGKEAGLALGYASDVQPDDALELYRSAQSFRRISDYVYAGRQLRSIVDKFPQNKYAPKALYALGMMYERDVLNTDSALHYYGLLIEKYPKSEYARDVFASVEYALAKRNNTTVADSVLLRDLDQDLYKRAKAGETDVLEQMIDKNKDALQITGPAGITLPNIPGALPGGSMNDLLQQQLKKVQGVVLPGADSISVKPPDTTGVPRKP